The genomic window CCACAGTCCGAGCGCGGCGCTGAGCACCATCAGGCCGAACGAGACGGCGGCGCACACCCACGGGGCCTTCAACGGCGCGCGGCGATAAACCAGATAGAGGGCGCACCCCAAGGCGAAGCACGGCACGATCCTGAGGGCGCCCCAGAGGATCGTCGCCTCGGTCAAGGCGAAGCCGGCCAGTTGCTCGAACACGAAATAGAGGATGACGAGGAAGGCCGCAGCCCCGACCACCCCCGCGATCGGCCGATGACGCAGGCGCCAGAAGACGAAGGCGAACAGCGGGAAGCAGAGGTAGGCGAACCACTCCGCCGAGATGGACCAGGACGGATGGTTCCAGCCCGCGACCGGCGCCAGCCCCCAGGCATGAACCATGAAGAGGTTGGCGGGCAGCGACGCCCAGCTCAGCACATTGGCGTCCACGCTCATGCCGGCGAACAAGGCGGCGGCCGCCAGCAGCCCCACGCCGATCAGGGTGGCGATATGCAGCGGATAGACGCGCGCGATCCGCGCCCACAGGAAGCCGCGATACGAGAACCGCTTCTCGCCCGCCGCCGCCAGATAGACGTGGCTGAGGATGAAGCCGGACAGGACGAAGAACAGCTCGACCCCTAGGTAGCCCTTGGCGACCAAGCCCGACTGACCCGCGCCCGCCAGGTTTTCCCAGAAGCTGTAGACCGCGACCCACATGGCGGCGCCGAAGCGCAGGGCGGTGATGGGGCGAAGATCGGCGGGCGTCTGGACGGGGGTCATGGTCTCACCTTGGCACGTCAGCCTTTTCGAACCATGAAGGCCCGCAAAGGTTGTGCCCGGGCGGCCCTACCCTGCCCACACGCCGTGGAAGCCAGCCGGCAGGGCCACGTCCGCCTGCCAGGTCGCAACCGGGCCGTCCTCGATCCGCGCCACGTCGAAGACGTGCAGTTCGGTGCGCCCATCCTTCAGATTGACCGACGGTCCGACCAGCCAGGCGTCCCGTTCCGCCGTCGCGCCAGGCTTGGGCACGAAGACCGCCTCCTCGACCACCTGATGCGCGCCGAACTCGAAGGCGTGCGAGCGACCGCTGTCCCAGTCGTGAACCGCCAGCCCCGTCGGCAGCGGACGGCCGCGAGTCTCGCCGGAGGTATGGGCGGTCAGGCCGCGCTTCAGTCCTGCACGACGCGGGTCCGCTTTCGGGAATTCGCCGACGACATGGCTGTAGGTCATGTCGGCCCGGCCGTCCGGCCGCAGGGTGATCAGCGCCAGTTTCGCCGGATCGCCCGGAACGACCCCATGCCCGTCCACCAGAACCCGCGCACCATCGACCGCGAAGCGCGGATCGCCGCTGGCCGCGACATCGAAGCGGATCGTGCCGTCGCGCTCGGCCCAGGCGTCGCCGAGGTGGAAGTGGAAGAAGCCCGGCAGTTCATAGAGGCGTCGCCTGGACAGGTCATCCTTGTCCAGCACCAAGACCTGCGTCCCCATCTCGGGTCGCCAGGCCAGGCCGGAGGTCACGGGCATGGCGCGGGTTTCGAACATCCAGGGCTGAAGCACCAGGATCACGTGTCGTTCGGTGGCGGTGAAGTCGTGCATATAGCTGGCGCGCGGCAGGGGCACGACTTGGGCGTCGCTCAGGCTGCGATCCGGGCGCAGATGCCAGATGACGGCCTGGCTGCCCGCTGACCCAACGTTCCAGATCGAGCCGTCGGGGGCGTAGCGCGGATGGGCCTGGAACGGCATGCCCTTCAGGTCGTCGCGCAGGGTGACGAAGTCGCGCGTCGATAGGTCCGACGCCGACAGGGCCAGGGGCGATCCCGCCTCCCACAGCGCCCAAACCTGATCGCCGGCGACCATGACGGCGGTGTTGGCGGCGTTGGCGTCGTCGTTCGAGCCGATGCGAGCCCGCCCGTCGCCCTTGGTGCCGAAGCCCGGCGTGACCACGGCGCCCAATTCCGTTTCGGTGCGGCGCTTGGGCGTGTCGGCGAACCGCGCCTCCAGCGTCGCCTGGCCGTCCTGGATGCGGAAGGCGCGCATCATGCCGTCGCCGTCGAACCAGTGGGTCGCCGACCCGCCTGGCCGCCGGAACTTGGCCGGTCCGTTGCGATACAGCGCGCCCTGCAGCCCCGCCGGCGCCCGGCCGTGGACCAGGCGCATCGTTTGGCGCGCGATGTCGCCTTCGACGTCCTGGGTCGCCAGCGCCCAGTCGGCCTTCGTCGCGGCGACGGCGTCCAGGGCGGCGGCGGCGCGCACCATTTCGGGCGTTGCCACGGCGGCCGAGAGGGCGGCGGCGCCCATAAGGAAGGAACGGCGTGAGGGGGTCATGATCCGGCTCCGGCTTTCGTCGCTTACTTCAGGTCGATCGACTGGGTCGTGGCGCCGGCGGCGGCGAACTTGGCGCGTTCCCACGAGGCCGGCCCCATATTGCCGACGGCGTTGTTGGAGAAGGCGAAGGGCTCGACCGGCATGCCGAAGGGATTGGTGTTCATCTTCCCGTCGCCGTTCAGGTCGTGGAAGGCGCGCACCGCATAGTCGCCGTCGGGCAGGCCGTCGAAGGTCACGCTGGTCTGGCCGGCGGCTGCATCCAGCATGGCGACCTTGGCCGGCTGGCCCTCGCCGCCGTAGTTGGCCTCGCTGTTGAAGACGGCGACCATGATCTGGCCATGGGGCGCCGCGCTCGGGAAGGCGACGGTCAGGTCGGCGGCGAAGGCGGGCGCGGCTGTCAGGGCGGCAGCGAGAGCGAGAACGGGAGCGATGGCGGCGACAGTCTTCATGACGGCGTGTCCTGTGTCAGGGAGAGGACCGACGACCGGCCCTCGACGACCGGACCGTGCCGTCGTCCCCTGCCCTTCACCACCGCTCTTGCGGCGATGCACCGTCGCCGTTCGCGAATGAACAGGCATGGGCGTTGGCGAAGCGCGAACGCACACCGCCGAACGCGTTGTGTCCGGCCTGCAAAAGAAAAGGCCCGGAACCTGAGTTCCGGGCCTTGGTCTCTTCGTGCTCGCGACGAGGAGCTAGTCCAGCGTGCGCTTGATCTCTTCGACCGTGAAGCACTCGATGTAGTCGCCTTCCTTGATGTCCTGGAAGCCCTGGAACTGCATGCCGCATTCCTGGCCGGCCGTGACCTCGTTGACCTCGTCCTTGAAGCGCTTGAGCGTGTTGAGCGTCCCCAGCTCCAGCACCACGACATCGTCGCGGATGATGCGGACGCGCGCGCCCTTGCGAACCACGCCTTCCGACACCCGGCAACCGGCGATCTTGCCGATCTTGGAGATGTCGAACACCTGAAGGACAGCGGCGTTGCCCAGGAAGGTTTCGCGCTGCAGCGGCGCCAGCATGCCGGACAGAACGCCTTTGATGTCGTCCAGCAGGTCGTAGATGATCGAATAGTAGCGGATCTCGACGCCTTCGCGTTCGGCCAGATCGCGCGCCTGTTTCGAAGCGCGGACATTGAAGCCGAGGATCGGCGCGCCGGCCGACTTGGCCAGGTTGACGTCGCTCTCGGTGATGCCGCCGGCGCCGGAATAGACCGTGCGGGCGCGCACCTCGTCGGTGCTCATCTTGTCCAGCGAACCCATGATGGCTTCGGCCGAACCCTGCACGTCCGCCTTGATGACGACCGGCAGTTCCGAGGCCTTCTTGGAGCCCAGCTTGGCCATCATGTCGACCAGCGAGACCGAGCCGCCCGAAACCTGGGCCTTTTCGCGCTTCACCCGCTGACGGTATTCGGTCAGCTCGCGGGCGCGAGCTTCGGATTCCACCACGGCGAAGACATCGCCCGGCGAGGGCGCCTCGTCCAGGCCGAGAATCTCGACCGGAACCGACGGACCGGCTTCGGTCAGCTGCTCGTTGCGCTCGTTCAGCAGGGCGCGAACCTTGCCCCATGATCCGCCGGCGACGACGATGTCGCCGCGCTTCAGCGTGCCGCGCTTGACCAGGACGGTGCCGACCGGACCGCGGCCCTTGTCCAGCTTGGCCTCGATGACCACACCCTCGGCCGAACGATCGGCGTTGGCGCGCAGGTCCATGACCTCGGCCTGGATCAGGATGGCTTCCAGCAGGCCGTCGAGGTTCATCCGCTCCTTGGCCGAAACCTCGATGATCTGGGTCTCGCCACCCAGGCTTTCGGCGATGACTTCGTACTGCAGCAGCTCGTTGACGACCTTCTGCGACGTCGCGCCGGGCTTATCCATCTTGTTGACCGCCACGATCAGGGGCGCGTTGGCGGCCTTGGCGTGTTGGATGGCTTCGATGGTCTGCGGCATGACGCCGTCGTCGGCGGCGACGACCAGGACCACGATGTCCGTCACATTGGCGCCGCGCGCCCGCATGGCCGAGAAGGCGGCGTGGCCCGGGGTGTCCAGGAAGGTGACCTTCTGGTCGTCCGGCAGGCGAACCTGATAGGCGCCGATGTGCTGGGTGATGCCGCCGGCTTCGCCGCCTGCGACGTCGGTCGTGCGCAGGGCGTCAAGCAGCGAGGTCTTGCCGTGGTCGACGTGGCCCATGATGGCCACGACCGGCGCGCGGGTGTCGGAGGCGTCCGCATCGTCGGCCTCGCCCAGGAAGCCGGTTTCGATGTCGGATTCCGAGACGCGCTTGACGGCCATGCCGAACTCTTCGGCCACCAGTTCGGCGGTGTCGGAATCGATCACGTCGTTGATCTTCATCATCAGG from Brevundimonas fontaquae includes these protein-coding regions:
- a CDS encoding acyltransferase family protein encodes the protein MTPVQTPADLRPITALRFGAAMWVAVYSFWENLAGAGQSGLVAKGYLGVELFFVLSGFILSHVYLAAAGEKRFSYRGFLWARIARVYPLHIATLIGVGLLAAAALFAGMSVDANVLSWASLPANLFMVHAWGLAPVAGWNHPSWSISAEWFAYLCFPLFAFVFWRLRHRPIAGVVGAAAFLVILYFVFEQLAGFALTEATILWGALRIVPCFALGCALYLVYRRAPLKAPWVCAAVSFGLMVLSAALGLWDGVTVLLAGALILSLASLPNERAGWLASKPAVYLGEISYSVYMVCVPWKLLAVGLAAKLFDAPDKQLQIFVWLAILALLPVVAAVSYHLVERPARKALRDMADKRAKRHDKISEGNMKHGDMPKQLATGRDPVA
- a CDS encoding carotenoid oxygenase family protein, which translates into the protein MTPSRRSFLMGAAALSAAVATPEMVRAAAALDAVAATKADWALATQDVEGDIARQTMRLVHGRAPAGLQGALYRNGPAKFRRPGGSATHWFDGDGMMRAFRIQDGQATLEARFADTPKRRTETELGAVVTPGFGTKGDGRARIGSNDDANAANTAVMVAGDQVWALWEAGSPLALSASDLSTRDFVTLRDDLKGMPFQAHPRYAPDGSIWNVGSAGSQAVIWHLRPDRSLSDAQVVPLPRASYMHDFTATERHVILVLQPWMFETRAMPVTSGLAWRPEMGTQVLVLDKDDLSRRRLYELPGFFHFHLGDAWAERDGTIRFDVAASGDPRFAVDGARVLVDGHGVVPGDPAKLALITLRPDGRADMTYSHVVGEFPKADPRRAGLKRGLTAHTSGETRGRPLPTGLAVHDWDSGRSHAFEFGAHQVVEEAVFVPKPGATAERDAWLVGPSVNLKDGRTELHVFDVARIEDGPVATWQADVALPAGFHGVWAG
- a CDS encoding DUF2141 domain-containing protein produces the protein MKTVAAIAPVLALAAALTAAPAFAADLTVAFPSAAPHGQIMVAVFNSEANYGGEGQPAKVAMLDAAAGQTSVTFDGLPDGDYAVRAFHDLNGDGKMNTNPFGMPVEPFAFSNNAVGNMGPASWERAKFAAAGATTQSIDLK
- the infB gene encoding translation initiation factor IF-2; its protein translation is MSDENDKTNQGQGNTGGTPSQTGPRAPLSLKPRVVGSVPTGTVKQSFSHGRSKTVVVETKRRAGAGGPQRPQGFDVARPQQAAQAPRPQGPRPSQPAGGALSAEEQEARRRAIALATQANAAKAAAEAAAKAAADAAAREQAAATERAAQAARDEAAAAKAAAEAARAEAAKLTAAAPVAPAKPAPKPATPAAAAPAPVAPTPAPATPAPAAPARPAAPARPVVNFGQRVPKPGNPQRAAPERPAFGGRSAREQAMGGGDRAYSDRPQSDRPQGDRPQGARSGPGGQRPQGAKPAEPVRYSALNPRPAPGAARPGGPRTGPGGRAAPNAPPAEANVLRPARAPGAGFGRPTGRDDDREKRFSDAGKAVSRTRGEPKRREGRMTIQSVVGDGDAAERMRSLASVRRAREREKEKRKGGSTDAPNRPREVVIPDVITVQELSNRMAVRGVDIIKFLMKQGLMMKINDVIDSDTAELVAEEFGMAVKRVSESDIETGFLGEADDADASDTRAPVVAIMGHVDHGKTSLLDALRTTDVAGGEAGGITQHIGAYQVRLPDDQKVTFLDTPGHAAFSAMRARGANVTDIVVLVVAADDGVMPQTIEAIQHAKAANAPLIVAVNKMDKPGATSQKVVNELLQYEVIAESLGGETQIIEVSAKERMNLDGLLEAILIQAEVMDLRANADRSAEGVVIEAKLDKGRGPVGTVLVKRGTLKRGDIVVAGGSWGKVRALLNERNEQLTEAGPSVPVEILGLDEAPSPGDVFAVVESEARARELTEYRQRVKREKAQVSGGSVSLVDMMAKLGSKKASELPVVIKADVQGSAEAIMGSLDKMSTDEVRARTVYSGAGGITESDVNLAKSAGAPILGFNVRASKQARDLAEREGVEIRYYSIIYDLLDDIKGVLSGMLAPLQRETFLGNAAVLQVFDISKIGKIAGCRVSEGVVRKGARVRIIRDDVVVLELGTLNTLKRFKDEVNEVTAGQECGMQFQGFQDIKEGDYIECFTVEEIKRTLD